Proteins encoded within one genomic window of Synechococcus sp. PCC 7335:
- a CDS encoding mechanosensitive ion channel family protein, producing MNVSLADDWLRWGLILMLGFPTLMLLVGELVLQLDKLNHPMVKVAKELRTFVFPLSALFFLLTRVLELSSDWVVIKIIETLAWVALIAAALSFANVLLFTGAKPHSWQAEMPKLFRDLVRVFLIALGAALVLREVFGQDLGGLITALGLGGVVLGFALQDTLGNLISGMALLFERPFQVGDWLEIDGNTGKVIEVNWRSVHIVTRELEMLVVPNSVLSQAVIRNYNGPQPRHIEPVDIGFSYSDPPNKVKQVMLETALGTDGVLKQPAPVVHTISYDDFSITYRVRLFLANYALVPTIRDEFVTRIWYAAQRNGLSIPFPIRDVYHHHVPKVTEGETLQRLAYYMKSLPSLAIVEDSVLEAIAAQASFRHFGKGESPIVQHQQEVKLHFVLAGEAIAFCQDAKGKKYTIAELTRGDFFGYSAVLANEPSPMTITATKDLEVLILEIEAVQKMLNQTPLFAQQLGAVIEDRQRKLKEAQPTAHRNGTLLSTTN from the coding sequence ATGAATGTATCACTTGCGGATGATTGGCTGCGATGGGGGCTGATCCTAATGCTAGGCTTCCCCACCCTAATGCTGCTAGTCGGTGAGCTGGTCTTGCAATTAGATAAGCTCAATCATCCCATGGTGAAGGTAGCTAAAGAGCTGCGGACCTTCGTGTTTCCGCTTTCAGCGCTGTTTTTTTTGCTAACGCGTGTTCTAGAGCTAAGCAGTGACTGGGTTGTTATCAAAATTATTGAAACGCTAGCGTGGGTCGCCCTAATCGCGGCGGCGCTGTCGTTTGCTAACGTGTTGCTCTTCACGGGAGCAAAGCCGCACTCTTGGCAAGCGGAGATGCCCAAGCTATTTCGTGACTTAGTCCGCGTGTTTTTGATCGCGCTAGGGGCTGCTCTAGTCCTGCGTGAAGTGTTCGGTCAAGATCTAGGCGGCTTGATCACGGCTTTAGGCTTAGGCGGCGTCGTCCTTGGCTTTGCGCTACAAGATACTTTAGGCAATCTCATTTCTGGAATGGCACTGCTCTTTGAGCGGCCCTTCCAGGTTGGAGATTGGTTAGAGATAGACGGCAATACAGGCAAGGTGATCGAGGTCAACTGGCGCTCTGTGCATATTGTCACTAGAGAGCTAGAGATGCTAGTCGTACCCAACTCTGTTCTCTCTCAGGCTGTCATTCGTAATTACAACGGCCCCCAGCCGCGCCACATAGAACCAGTCGATATTGGCTTTTCGTATAGCGATCCGCCTAATAAGGTCAAGCAGGTGATGCTAGAAACAGCACTAGGCACAGACGGTGTACTAAAGCAGCCAGCTCCAGTTGTGCATACGATTTCCTACGATGATTTTTCCATCACCTATCGGGTTCGATTGTTTCTGGCAAACTATGCGCTAGTACCCACTATTAGAGATGAGTTCGTGACACGGATATGGTACGCAGCCCAGCGAAATGGTTTATCGATTCCGTTCCCAATTCGCGATGTGTATCATCATCATGTGCCAAAGGTAACGGAAGGTGAGACGCTACAACGGTTGGCATACTATATGAAATCCTTGCCAAGTTTAGCCATAGTAGAAGATAGCGTCTTAGAAGCCATCGCTGCCCAAGCCAGCTTTCGTCATTTTGGTAAGGGTGAGTCGCCGATTGTTCAACATCAGCAGGAAGTGAAGCTGCATTTTGTATTAGCAGGGGAAGCGATCGCTTTTTGCCAAGACGCCAAAGGCAAAAAATACACCATCGCCGAACTGACTAGAGGTGACTTCTTCGGCTATTCTGCTGTCTTAGCTAACGAACCGTCGCCGATGACGATTACTGCCACTAAAGATTTGGAAGTTTTGATCCTAGAAATCGAAGCCGTTCAAAAAATGCTGAACCAAACGCCTCTTTTTGCGCAGCAGCTCGGCGCAGTTATTGAGGATCGCCAGCGCAAACTCAAAGAAGCTCAGCCAACTGCTCACCGTAACGGTACGCTACTATCTACCACGAATTGA
- the recO gene encoding DNA repair protein RecO, translated as MAQRNYKATGINLKGMPMGEADRLVTVLTKEYGLVRAIAPGARKHKSKLAGRSGLFVVNEVLFVKGKSLDKLVQAETVRSFPGLSKDLAKLTASQYLAEIALALALSEQPQAELYYLLIEHLGRIESAPTAHVLACLAQATFHLLALAGVAPEVHRCCLSRSPLAIDLSNPDWRVAFSVCSGGAVALEEVERLENEYLQEVKQQIDSQKDDWIAAEETAEYSISSSYPRASKPSNTDAPASKRTLTMSSRLRRQITKDISNRLGIVAHLTAAELALMQQLSKSELVLSRLGSTSDLHFEPMSGTMKEGILTSSRKPTNSTLQAAGPHRMWRHIEQALRQYAQYQLDRPIRSAALIDTCFTPPTHAARA; from the coding sequence ATGGCTCAGCGAAACTATAAGGCAACGGGCATCAACCTCAAAGGGATGCCGATGGGCGAAGCCGATCGGCTAGTGACCGTACTGACCAAAGAGTATGGGTTAGTCCGTGCGATCGCACCGGGTGCGCGTAAGCACAAATCGAAACTCGCTGGGCGATCGGGTCTGTTTGTCGTCAACGAAGTGCTTTTTGTCAAAGGCAAGTCCCTTGATAAACTCGTTCAAGCTGAAACCGTCCGTTCTTTTCCGGGCCTGAGCAAGGATCTTGCCAAACTCACAGCCAGTCAATATCTCGCTGAGATAGCTCTAGCTTTGGCCCTTAGCGAGCAGCCGCAAGCCGAGCTTTACTACCTCTTGATAGAGCACTTGGGCCGAATCGAGAGTGCCCCTACTGCCCATGTCTTAGCTTGCCTCGCCCAAGCCACCTTTCATCTACTCGCCTTGGCAGGGGTTGCCCCAGAGGTGCATCGGTGCTGTCTGTCGCGATCGCCCTTAGCAATCGATCTTAGCAATCCAGACTGGCGCGTTGCCTTTAGCGTTTGCTCTGGAGGTGCCGTCGCTCTCGAAGAAGTCGAGCGGCTAGAAAACGAATACCTGCAGGAGGTTAAGCAGCAGATAGATAGCCAAAAAGATGACTGGATTGCTGCAGAAGAAACTGCCGAATATTCTATTTCGTCTTCATATCCTCGCGCTTCTAAGCCTTCAAACACTGACGCCCCAGCTTCGAAGCGCACCTTAACCATGTCATCTCGGCTTAGAAGGCAGATCACCAAAGACATTAGCAACCGCCTTGGCATCGTCGCCCATCTCACCGCTGCCGAACTGGCACTCATGCAGCAGCTCAGCAAGTCCGAGCTAGTCCTTTCGCGTCTGGGTTCAACATCCGATCTACACTTTGAACCGATGTCAGGCACAATGAAAGAAGGCATACTTACCTCTAGTCGCAAACCGACCAACAGCACGCTACAGGCTGCTGGCCCCCATCGGATGTGGCGACATATAGAGCAGGCCCTGCGCCAGTACGCCCAGTATCAGCTTGATCGCCCTATCCGATCGGCTGCGCTCATCGACACCTGCTTTACACCACCTACTCATGCTGCGCGAGCCTGA
- a CDS encoding molybdenum cofactor biosynthesis protein MoaE, translated as MLADPSFTATGPAHLHSNDSLAIAFCPLDLAQAYALADDGANGAIALFSGMVRNQTDGQPVIALEYQAYEPMAIVVFQQIAAQIRQQWPDITRIVIHHRTGKLTVGEISVLVAIGSPHRAEAFAACQYAIDTLKHNAPIWKKEHWQDGSTSWVSIAACEVDQHEAASVP; from the coding sequence ATGCTCGCGGATCCCTCTTTTACAGCTACGGGCCCAGCCCACCTGCATTCGAATGACAGTCTAGCGATCGCCTTCTGCCCACTTGATCTAGCTCAGGCCTATGCGCTAGCGGACGATGGAGCCAATGGTGCGATCGCGCTTTTTAGCGGCATGGTCCGTAACCAAACCGACGGTCAGCCCGTCATTGCTCTCGAATACCAAGCCTACGAACCGATGGCCATCGTGGTATTCCAACAAATCGCCGCCCAAATTCGTCAGCAGTGGCCCGACATCACCCGTATTGTCATCCATCACCGCACCGGCAAGCTGACAGTAGGTGAGATTAGTGTCCTAGTAGCTATCGGTAGCCCGCACCGAGCCGAAGCCTTTGCCGCGTGTCAATATGCTATTGACACGCTGAAGCACAATGCGCCGATCTGGAAGAAAGAACATTGGCAGGACGGATCTACTAGCTGGGTGAGTATTGCAGCTTGTGAAGTCGACCAGCATGAAGCAGCTAGCGTTCCGTAG
- a CDS encoding MFS transporter, with the protein MLREPDSDIDDINSESISHSSNRAHLDQQNKASSAQLDAEGKKLQDTQVSGSAGLWPVFRNRNFLTLWSGQVFSQMADKVYLVLMIAIISDAFKSPDQTISGWVSAIMIAFTIPAVLFGSLAGVYVDRWKKKPVLVMTNLLRGLLVAILPALLWVTTGWAIAGLPVGFYILLLDTFLISTLTQFFAPAEQAAIPLIVEESNLLPANSLYTTTMMASVIIGFAVGEPVLALADAWLSPIDHGTGVGKSVLVGVSYAVAGVLLLLITTNEVITEPTQSSKPWEDIKDGLKYLQKQVQVRSALIQLIVLFSVFAALAVLAVRLAEVIPTLRSSQFGFLLAAGGVGLAVGAIAIGQFGQRFSRPQLSLVGSLGMATTLTGLSFAPAQIGPSLVLLVGLGFFGAMIGIPMQTTIQEKTPEEMRGKVFGLQNNVINIALSLPLALAGIAETFLGLRAVFGLLAMMVAVGGFFTWSLVRGAAEETA; encoded by the coding sequence ATGCTGCGCGAGCCTGACTCCGACATCGACGACATCAATAGCGAATCCATTAGCCACAGCAGTAATAGAGCTCATCTCGACCAGCAGAACAAAGCGTCATCCGCACAGTTAGATGCCGAGGGCAAAAAGCTTCAAGACACTCAGGTATCTGGGTCAGCAGGGCTATGGCCGGTCTTTCGTAATCGCAACTTCTTGACCCTATGGAGCGGGCAGGTATTCTCGCAGATGGCTGATAAGGTCTATCTTGTCTTGATGATTGCGATTATTTCTGACGCATTCAAATCACCCGATCAGACGATTAGTGGCTGGGTATCAGCCATCATGATCGCCTTCACTATCCCAGCGGTTCTCTTTGGTTCGCTAGCGGGCGTATATGTGGATCGTTGGAAAAAAAAGCCCGTCTTGGTGATGACCAATCTGCTACGCGGTCTGCTAGTCGCCATCTTGCCAGCATTACTTTGGGTCACAACGGGCTGGGCGATAGCTGGATTGCCAGTCGGCTTCTACATCTTGCTGCTAGATACTTTCCTGATTTCTACCCTGACTCAGTTTTTCGCGCCAGCAGAGCAGGCGGCGATCCCTTTGATTGTTGAAGAAAGCAATCTATTACCTGCTAATTCGCTATATACCACGACGATGATGGCCTCGGTGATTATCGGATTTGCAGTTGGTGAGCCGGTGCTTGCTTTGGCCGATGCCTGGCTATCGCCTATCGACCATGGAACCGGCGTCGGTAAATCAGTATTAGTTGGTGTCAGCTACGCGGTAGCTGGTGTGCTGCTGCTGCTGATTACGACTAATGAAGTCATCACTGAGCCAACTCAGTCATCGAAGCCTTGGGAGGATATTAAAGACGGGTTGAAGTATCTACAAAAGCAGGTACAGGTACGAAGCGCCCTGATTCAGCTGATCGTGCTGTTTTCGGTGTTTGCAGCCCTAGCCGTTCTCGCCGTACGGCTAGCAGAAGTCATTCCTACGCTGCGGTCATCTCAGTTTGGCTTTCTGCTAGCAGCAGGTGGGGTAGGCTTAGCGGTGGGTGCGATCGCTATCGGTCAGTTCGGGCAGCGGTTTTCTCGGCCTCAGCTCAGCTTGGTCGGCTCGCTGGGAATGGCAACCACCTTGACAGGCCTCTCATTTGCTCCGGCCCAAATCGGACCTAGCTTAGTATTGCTAGTGGGCCTAGGCTTCTTTGGCGCCATGATCGGCATTCCGATGCAGACCACTATCCAAGAAAAGACGCCTGAAGAGATGAGGGGGAAAGTCTTTGGCTTACAGAACAACGTGATTAACATTGCGCTTAGCCTGCCGCTGGCGCTTGCTGGAATTGCAGAGACATTTTTGGGATTACGAGCCGTATTTGGGCTGCTCGCTATGATGGTCGCCGTCGGCGGATTTTTTACCTGGTCTCTGGTCAGAGGAGCAGCTGAAGAAACCGCTTAA
- a CDS encoding glycosyltransferase family 4 protein, with the protein MHIAWLGKKSPFCGNVTYGKEITNALLDRGHRVTFLHFAQPDDTTEDSISYEEVSLPFIFKSQILTIPALGSAKLLTETLQKLQPDIVHASLILSPLDLKLPEICQELGIPLVATFHPAFDSKRRNLSSSTQHLAYQVYAPRLANYDKVIVFSQVQQALLVKLGVPAERVAVIPNGVDISRYAPGRSSIKQRFGARQLYVYQGRLSMEKNVESLLKGWRAANMHQHDKLVIVGSGPLEASLRAFYSDKSIVWLGFVANEDYRIKILQGADGFILPSLVEGLSLSLLEAMACGTACVATDAGADGEVLDQGAGVILNTQKVSSQLQTLFPLFREHPDITALLGKKARSRVLERYTLSRNITLLEQLYSTLSASAKPRYSLSKGA; encoded by the coding sequence ATGCATATTGCGTGGCTCGGTAAAAAATCTCCTTTTTGCGGCAATGTTACCTATGGCAAAGAGATTACGAATGCCTTACTCGATAGAGGCCACCGAGTTACGTTCTTACATTTTGCTCAGCCGGACGATACCACAGAAGACTCTATCAGCTATGAAGAGGTCTCGCTGCCTTTCATTTTTAAGTCACAGATTCTAACGATTCCAGCGCTAGGATCAGCCAAACTGCTGACCGAGACGCTGCAGAAGCTACAGCCTGATATCGTGCATGCATCGCTGATTCTATCGCCGCTAGACCTAAAGCTGCCGGAGATCTGTCAGGAGCTAGGCATTCCACTGGTAGCCACTTTCCATCCCGCCTTTGATAGCAAGCGCCGAAACCTATCTTCTAGCACGCAGCATCTGGCCTATCAAGTCTATGCACCGCGTCTAGCCAATTACGATAAGGTGATTGTTTTTTCTCAGGTTCAGCAAGCACTGCTAGTAAAGCTAGGCGTCCCAGCGGAGCGAGTAGCGGTCATTCCAAATGGAGTAGACATCTCTCGATATGCACCAGGAAGATCAAGCATCAAGCAACGGTTCGGGGCCCGGCAGCTCTACGTCTATCAGGGCAGGCTATCCATGGAGAAGAATGTAGAGTCGCTGCTAAAAGGATGGCGAGCGGCGAATATGCATCAGCACGATAAGCTGGTGATTGTCGGTAGCGGACCATTAGAGGCCTCACTTAGGGCTTTCTATTCAGACAAGAGTATCGTGTGGTTAGGCTTTGTGGCGAATGAGGACTACCGGATCAAGATTTTGCAGGGAGCGGACGGATTTATTTTGCCCTCACTAGTAGAAGGGTTATCGCTGTCACTGTTAGAAGCCATGGCTTGCGGAACTGCCTGTGTAGCTACTGATGCTGGCGCGGATGGAGAAGTCCTAGACCAGGGCGCGGGTGTGATTTTGAACACGCAGAAAGTATCTAGCCAGCTGCAGACACTGTTTCCCTTATTTAGAGAGCACCCCGATATTACTGCGTTGCTGGGAAAAAAGGCGCGATCGCGCGTTCTTGAGCGCTATACGCTTAGCCGCAATATCACCTTGCTAGAGCAGCTATACAGTACCTTGAGCGCTTCCGCCAAACCCCGTTACTCCCTCAGCAAAGGCGCTTAA
- the mutS gene encoding DNA mismatch repair protein MutS: protein MTASKAANKPAQSKPTQSSDQANHTVNHHSNSLGIPERLAKHTVRYADYRDVNREDMTPMMRHYAQIKDQHPYALLMYRVGDFYETFFQDAITIARELELVLTSKDAGKAIGRVPLSGIPHHALERYCVQLVSKGYAIAICDQVEDPAQAQGLVKREVTRVITPGTVIEEGMLTARQNNFLAAVVIAGEHWGLAYADVSTGEFLTTQATDLDQLAQELMRLQPAEVLVPSNAPDLGGLLRPGEQSNQLPKCLPTQFCYTLRSQTPFTKAEAQQRLLESLKLRSLEGVGCAHLPLATRAAGGLLEYLEDTQKTSLAPLQMLKAYALSEYLIIDHQTQRNLEITHTCRDGTYHGSLLWALDRTVTAMGGRALRRWLLQPLLNVEGIKARQDTIEELVNQGSLRQQLQQLLKQIYDLERLAGRAGSGTANGRDLVAMADSFAKLPDLAGLMSHATSPYLVKLQFVPPELEELGSLLRSHLVETPPLYLTEGNLIRDGVNPQLDQLRQQITTDQQWIANLETTERTRTGISNLKVGYTKAFGYYISISRSKADLAPTNYTRKQTLTNEERYITTELKDCEARLNNLNEQIRQLEYDLFISLRDQVAGHVSLIRQVAAAVSAVDVLAALAEVAVYQGYCRPEIVKGRPVFIEDGRHPVVEQSLPAGFFVPNDTGLGSVENAPTNVTPDLIILTGPNASGKSCYLRQVGLIQLMAQIGSFVPAKSSMLGVCDRIFTRVGAVDDLATGQSTFMVEMNETANILNHATAQSLVLLDEIGRGTATFDGLSIAWAVAEYLASDIGARTIFATHYHELNELASILSNVENYQVTVKEMPDKIVFLHQVRPGGADKSYGIEAGRLAGLPATVISRARQVMSQIEQHSKIAVGLREQKDSNPSVEISERPLQQARSPKAESSFAENTNFVEDTNGTAIKTTEDRTSEIDAYLPSVPLQQASATNSEEQLDIFSE from the coding sequence ATGACTGCTTCAAAAGCCGCGAACAAACCTGCCCAGTCCAAACCTACTCAGTCTTCAGATCAGGCCAACCATACAGTTAACCATCACTCTAATAGCCTCGGTATTCCCGAACGATTGGCTAAGCATACGGTTCGCTATGCCGACTACCGCGACGTTAATCGGGAAGATATGACGCCGATGATGCGGCACTATGCGCAGATAAAAGATCAGCATCCGTACGCACTGCTGATGTACCGAGTGGGGGATTTTTACGAAACGTTTTTCCAAGATGCCATCACGATTGCGCGTGAACTAGAGCTAGTGCTAACGAGTAAAGACGCTGGCAAAGCGATCGGGAGAGTGCCGCTCTCTGGAATCCCGCATCATGCCCTTGAGCGCTATTGTGTGCAGCTAGTGTCAAAAGGATATGCGATCGCCATTTGCGATCAAGTAGAAGATCCCGCTCAGGCTCAAGGGCTCGTCAAACGCGAAGTCACCCGAGTGATCACGCCGGGCACCGTGATTGAAGAAGGCATGCTCACCGCTCGGCAAAATAATTTCCTAGCCGCTGTTGTCATCGCTGGTGAGCACTGGGGACTAGCCTACGCGGATGTTTCTACGGGTGAATTTCTCACGACGCAGGCGACGGATCTTGACCAGCTAGCTCAAGAGTTGATGCGGCTACAGCCCGCAGAAGTCTTAGTCCCCAGTAACGCGCCCGATCTCGGTGGGCTGCTGCGCCCTGGTGAGCAGTCGAACCAGCTCCCTAAGTGCCTGCCTACTCAATTTTGCTATACCCTGCGCTCGCAAACGCCATTTACCAAGGCAGAAGCTCAGCAGCGGCTACTAGAGAGTTTGAAGCTGCGATCATTAGAGGGCGTGGGCTGCGCTCACCTGCCATTGGCTACTCGCGCGGCTGGTGGCCTGCTCGAATATTTAGAAGATACGCAAAAGACTAGCTTGGCTCCGCTGCAAATGCTCAAAGCCTACGCTCTAAGCGAATATCTAATCATCGACCATCAGACTCAACGCAACTTAGAAATTACTCACACTTGCCGAGATGGCACTTACCACGGCTCTTTGCTGTGGGCACTTGATAGAACCGTTACGGCTATGGGTGGCCGGGCACTCAGGCGCTGGCTATTGCAGCCGCTACTGAACGTCGAAGGGATCAAGGCTAGGCAAGATACTATTGAAGAGCTGGTGAATCAGGGCAGCTTGCGACAGCAGCTGCAGCAGTTACTAAAGCAAATTTATGACCTTGAAAGGCTAGCTGGCCGAGCTGGTTCAGGGACAGCCAACGGTCGTGACCTAGTAGCGATGGCAGATTCTTTTGCCAAGCTGCCAGATCTCGCTGGGCTGATGTCGCATGCGACTTCTCCCTATCTCGTAAAGCTGCAGTTTGTGCCGCCAGAACTAGAAGAATTAGGATCGCTATTGCGATCGCATTTAGTCGAAACCCCACCACTCTATCTGACTGAAGGTAATCTAATTCGCGATGGCGTAAACCCACAGCTCGATCAGCTTCGCCAACAAATTACAACAGATCAACAGTGGATTGCTAACCTAGAAACGACAGAACGTACTCGCACGGGCATATCAAACCTCAAGGTCGGCTACACCAAAGCCTTTGGCTACTACATCAGCATTTCTCGAAGCAAGGCAGATCTAGCCCCGACAAACTACACTCGCAAACAAACGCTCACGAACGAAGAGCGCTATATCACCACTGAACTCAAAGACTGCGAAGCAAGATTAAACAACCTGAATGAACAAATTCGCCAGCTAGAGTACGACCTGTTTATTAGCTTGCGCGATCAAGTCGCTGGGCACGTTAGCCTGATTCGTCAAGTAGCCGCTGCTGTTTCTGCGGTGGATGTTTTAGCAGCGCTTGCCGAAGTTGCGGTTTATCAAGGGTATTGTCGGCCCGAGATAGTCAAGGGTCGGCCTGTTTTTATCGAGGATGGTCGCCATCCGGTCGTCGAACAATCTCTACCCGCTGGTTTCTTTGTTCCGAATGACACAGGCCTTGGTAGCGTAGAAAACGCGCCGACGAATGTCACCCCGGATTTGATTATCTTAACCGGACCAAACGCTAGCGGGAAAAGCTGTTATTTGCGTCAGGTTGGGCTGATTCAACTCATGGCTCAAATAGGTAGTTTTGTTCCAGCGAAATCGTCGATGTTAGGTGTGTGCGATCGCATCTTCACCCGCGTTGGTGCTGTAGACGATCTAGCGACAGGCCAATCGACCTTCATGGTAGAGATGAACGAAACGGCTAATATCCTCAATCATGCTACCGCTCAGTCTCTGGTCTTACTAGACGAAATTGGCCGAGGTACCGCCACGTTCGACGGTCTTTCGATCGCTTGGGCCGTGGCCGAATATCTTGCTAGTGACATCGGCGCTCGTACTATCTTTGCCACCCACTACCACGAACTTAACGAACTTGCCTCTATTCTCTCCAATGTTGAGAACTATCAGGTCACCGTCAAAGAGATGCCTGATAAGATCGTCTTTTTGCATCAAGTTCGCCCTGGTGGGGCGGACAAGTCCTATGGGATAGAAGCTGGGCGACTAGCGGGATTGCCGGCCACTGTTATTAGCCGCGCTAGGCAGGTGATGAGTCAGATAGAACAACATAGTAAGATTGCGGTAGGTCTTAGAGAACAGAAAGATAGCAATCCGTCAGTAGAAATCTCCGAAAGACCACTACAACAAGCGAGATCCCCAAAAGCTGAGTCTTCTTTTGCTGAGAACACTAATTTTGTTGAGGACACTAACGGAACAGCGATCAAAACAACAGAAGATCGAACGAGTGAAATCGACGCATATCTCCCTTCAGTTCCACTTCAACAAGCCTCAGCGACAAACTCTGAAGAGCAGCTAGACATCTTTAGTGAATAG
- the deoC gene encoding deoxyribose-phosphate aldolase has protein sequence MSTSANTFSNGLDSRSQAAFEIELAPLIDHTLLGPAATTEHILKLCDEADRYRFASVCVYPVHVPTAVERLYDQQVKVCTVIGFPSGATTSKVKLYEAQEAVENGANELDVVINLGWLKMGEANRVHQEIATIVELCDRPVKAILETAILTREEKQLAAEICLDAGVDFLKTSTGWQGGATVEDVKLLRQIGGDRIGIKASGGIRTFDDAIALVQAGATRLGTSRGVEIIKLQAEAAS, from the coding sequence ATGTCCACTTCTGCAAATACTTTCTCTAACGGTCTTGATAGCCGTTCTCAAGCTGCTTTTGAGATCGAGCTCGCCCCGCTAATTGACCATACGCTGCTAGGGCCTGCTGCGACGACAGAGCATATCCTTAAACTTTGCGACGAAGCCGATCGCTACAGATTCGCCTCGGTCTGTGTCTATCCGGTTCATGTACCCACAGCCGTTGAAAGGTTGTATGACCAACAAGTCAAAGTCTGTACGGTCATCGGCTTTCCTAGCGGGGCTACCACCTCAAAAGTCAAGCTGTACGAAGCTCAAGAGGCGGTTGAGAATGGAGCAAACGAGCTAGATGTGGTCATCAACCTAGGTTGGCTAAAGATGGGGGAGGCCAACCGAGTGCACCAAGAAATAGCCACCATTGTCGAGCTGTGCGATCGCCCCGTAAAGGCTATTTTAGAAACGGCTATTTTGACCAGAGAAGAAAAACAGCTAGCTGCTGAAATCTGCCTGGATGCTGGCGTTGACTTCTTGAAGACGAGCACTGGCTGGCAGGGTGGCGCGACTGTAGAAGATGTGAAGTTACTTCGGCAGATTGGTGGCGATCGCATTGGTATCAAAGCTTCGGGTGGCATTCGGACTTTTGATGATGCGATCGCACTGGTTCAGGCTGGAGCAACTCGGCTGGGGACCTCTCGTGGCGTTGAGATCATTAAGCTACAAGCCGAGGCTGCTAGCTAA